The following are encoded together in the Lactuca sativa cultivar Salinas chromosome 1, Lsat_Salinas_v11, whole genome shotgun sequence genome:
- the LOC111893027 gene encoding zinc finger protein ZAT5, with protein MDAHQNDYNQIMEDSRNMVIRGKRTKRPRPSSPLALTMASTSSTTTTTSEGGDTENPYNTFFHTPTNSIEFTRIIQENDDEDMANCLILLAQGQSSPPPPPHKAVVDTLSGFYVYECKTCNRGFSSFQALGGHRASHKKPPKPCLEDKIRPNNMVNQVVDVHHSSTTLSLKIGSSQQTQCNRSGSTKASKVHECSICGAEFASGQALGGHMRRHRSMPMATSTCGNSGGCQDSKKPKTLLSLDLNLPAPIEDDHRETKFPFRSKDQMIVFSNSSLVHCHV; from the coding sequence ATGGATGCTCATCAAAATGATTATAATCAGATCATGGAGGATTCAAGAAACATGGTCATTAGGGGGAAAAGAACCAAGCGTCCACGACCCTCATCCCCTCTTGCTCTAACCATGGCATCCACTTcatccaccaccacaaccactaGTGAAGGTGGTGATACAGAAAACCCTTATAACACCTTCTTCCACACGCCAACCAACTCGATCGAATTCACAAGAATCATTCAAGAAAACGACGACGAAGACATGGCAAACTGTTTGATTCTTCTCGCCCAGGGTCAATcttcgccaccaccaccaccacacaaAGCGGTGGTGGATACGTTATCCGGGTTTTATGTTTATGAATGCAAAACATGTAATCGTGGGTTCTCTTCGTTTCAAGCTCTCGGTGGCCATAGAGCCAGTCACAAGAAACCCCCTAAGCCTTGTTTAGAAGACAAGATTAGGCCAAATAACATGGTGAACCAAGTTGTGGATGTTCATCATAGCTCTACGACGCTATCTCTTAAAATTGGTTCCAGTCAGCAGACTCAATGTAACCGAAGTGGCTCGACAAAGGCATCTAAGGTTCATGAATGTTCGATATGTGGTGCTGAATTTGCTTCTGGTCAGGCACTAGGTGGTCATATGAGACGACATAGGTCCATGCCCATGGCTACATCCACTTGTGGCAATTCCGGTGGGTGTCAAGATTCCAAGAAACCGAAAACCCTACTGTCATTGGACTTGAATCTTCCTGCTCCAATTGAAGATGATCATCGGGAAACGAAATTCCCATTTCGATCCAAAGATCAAATGATCGTGTTCTCGAATTCTTCTCTTGTTCATTGTCATGTCTAA